The region CGGAAGTTCCTTCTTAACCTCTAACGATGATCAACTAGAACGCGCTCAGTTACGCGTTGCCGCACGTGCTGCTATTCGTCGTAAAGCAACCGTTGCTGCTCCCTCAGTTTCTGGTTCTTCTCCCTGTCTTAACAAGCAAAATATTCTCGACTTGTTTCAGAACTGCATCAAACTCGCCAGTGAAAATGTCGGTTTTCGTGTTTGTTTTTTATATTAATGATCTGATTTAAGTGTAGAACTTGTTTTGATTATCTGTAtttgttgatttttatttgtgCAGAAAATTAATCAGAAGAATACGTGGGAGCTGCCTCTGATTGATCATCTCTGTGACATAGTGAAGATCGATGAGGAAAATGACGTCGAGACTAATTTTCAGAAGGTAATAATTGTTTATTGAATGAAGTTTTACGGATTTAAACTACGAGTTGAAGCCTGGTTTGTCTGAGAGCTGATGATGATGATAGTAGATAATCATTTGGTAACAATATATCTATTCTAATGTTCTGAATGATATTAGCAACAAGTTGTACACGTAGCCCTTTGATTCCAGAAAGAAGGTTATCATTTGTAAAAATCTAGAATTGTTAAACGCAATTAGGCAATCAATATAGTGTTCTGATTTTTTATGCACGTAGTCTCGTTTTTAGTCACTTTGCAATAGGAATTATATATTACACTAATATAGTAGCTTCTTATTAGAAATTAAACCCTTGACCTTACTGGTTGGACAAACTTCCAACCTTGTTGTTGCGGTACTAATAAACGTAAAGTGTGGGCTTATTAGAGTCATGAACTATACTTACTCAACTGCGGTATTTTTGAATTCGGGAATGAGACGTTTTATCATTTGGGCGCAAATCTAAGTACCTTATCCACTCACCTAAACTTAATGTATATTTTCATTCACTGGAGCCTTTTTTGTTCTGGAACTGCTTTGTTGAGCTTTCTTAGAATTTTTTGACTTGATGGTGCATTCGTTTATCTCAATAGCTGTTTATAGTAATCCGTTATATTGAATATTTTACACAGTTCAGTAGTTCTCTAAATGTAGTTTGTTGTTCTTTTAAGTCAAAGTtcattctctctctttttttgCTAAATAGTCAAAGTTCATTCTTATTTAAGCTTTTAATGACCAAAAACACAGATTTACGATACTTAAATGACTCTGACAATGGTGTTGCTTTGACCTCGGGTTACAAGCCCATCTAGTATACTATCATAATCAGTATCTCTCTGTAAGAGCCTTATTCTGTGTTATTTGCATTTGTTGCAGGCAAGTTGCACTCTTGAAGCTGGAGTCAAAATATACTCGATGAGGGTCGACTCAGTGCACTCAGAGGCATATAAGGTCCTCGCAGCAATTAATCGAGTTGGTCAAGAAAACGAAGGTTAGTTACGAAGTCATTTTAATGTCAATTTTAGTTATACTACTGATATGTTGCCTTTAATGGAACTTTATAGTATGTGTATGATGTCTGTCTCAATAGTAGGGGTAAATAAAGAATAGTTTAGCAGTGTAAGCAGTAACATAGTGAAAGAAAAATTTCCATGACCAGACTACTGTTATCATTGTATCCAAATTTATTAAGGGTAAAGGAAATGCATATCTTGGATCCGAGTTGTAAACACTAGATACAATATTTCTACTTGCATCCGTGAACTACAACTAATGTTTCCACAATAAAGTACTAGCTATAACAGGAAAAAAGTGATATTGGTTAATCGAGTTAATATATCTCTTCGCAGAATAAAGTTTACATTTTTATACTCTGCTGCACACTTAAAATACCTTAAAGAACTAAAAAAGCTTTCCACTTCCACTCTACAACATTCATATCCCCCCTCCCTATAGAAAACGTTTTCATTGGTCAGATATATAGTTTTCTAGACAATAGTTATCTGATAATAGGAATTTGATTCCAGAATCTCGTTACATTATCTTTCTTTTGATATTCTGTTATGATAGATGGTATTTTAGAAGATTCCAGTATTAGCAGTGGGCAGGAGGAAAACAACTCTAAAAAAGGAAAGGATCGAAAGGTCAGTCATTTAGTGATCcatataatatattaaattacTTAACCATAACTGATATCAGTGCTTTGCTGCAGTTGTTACCTTCATCAACAATCGAATCTTCATATGATGCTCTTAATGTGAAGAAATCTGATGGTAGCATTCTATCTATGTGTTTTGTTGActatgatattttttttactgCGAGACATATGATATGTTTGCTTCTTTTTTTGTCCCCATATTCCTTCTACCCCTTTTAGCTGCATTTGCTGTTGACCCTCTCTACCATCAGACATCTGCTCTATTCGATGAAGGTGGGGCCAAGGgtcttttattaaataatttggGAATATATGGTGGTTGTCGGGTTCTTTTTGATTCACTGGAGGTTCCAGCAAAGTGTTCACCATGCTCTAATCTGCATGATAAAGAGACGATTGATATTTCCTTTGCCCAAGGTTTGTTTTATCTcctaatatttatatttaatattcCGTGTTTGCATAATATGGGAAGTTATTGATATTACCTTTCATCACTTGATAGAATGCAGCAAAGAGATGGTTTTGAACATGTCAAAAAAGTTTGAGATATCACCTAGTCTGAGGGAAATAGTGAACCACTTCGACGATGATAAAAGACCTCCGGATACATTTTCTTCTGCTACGAAACAAGCAGAACAAGTTGATGAACCTTCCAACAGTGGCCTCCAGTTCAGTGATGACACATTTGAGAAAGGTGGAACGTGGGACGTTGATCATGATGCTAATGAGTTAACTTATGGTGGAGACCCAATCATATCAAGTCATTACAATGTGCTagactctctctctcttttcttatttgTTATTGGCAAGCATAATCTTTTACAATTATTTAAATAGAAAAATGAAAATCTTTTCTAATTTTCTACAATGGATTAATTTGCAGGATAAAGAGGCAACTAATGTTTATGACCATGACACGGATGACAGATTTGCTGAAGCTGAtgaatttatatttttaaattcgGGGTTCGCTTCAAAATTAAATGCATGGGCAGGCCCTGATCACTGGAAGTTTCAGAAAGTTAGAGGTAAGCCTTTGCTGGTTTGTTACAGACCATTTTTAATTCCAGAATTATTTAGTTTTTGTTTTTTTGCTGCTTTAGCAAGAAGATATACACTCTTTTACAGGTCCAGAGACTGTTACGGAGGAAACTGGATCACCAGTACCAATTAAGAAAACAAAGAATAGGAAACAAACGTTCATTGATATTGAATTTCTCAGATCATCGGACAAAGATATTTCAAATGTTTTTGCTCCTCCTAAGAATCCTAAAGCTCTACTGTTGCCTAAAAATAGGGAACCTTGCACTACAACTCTTCCAGAAGATTGTCACTATCAACCTGAGAGCCTCATCAAGTTATTTCTTCTACCTAATGTTCAGGTAATATATTTTCGTTCTTAGACTTTATTGACTTTGCAGTTTATCCTTTTCTTTTGTAGATTTTACAGATTTATTTAATTTTGCTTTGTTGCTCGTTATAGTGCCTTGAGAGGAGCAGAAGAAAATTCTCAGGTGAAATTACTATTATGCTAATACCTTTTTTTATGCACTCTTTCATATCTTTTGTCAAATTGTTTGTTCTTCACAATTCATGATACTTTTTTATGCACTCTTGTTTATATCTTGTCATATTATTTAATCTTCACACTTCATGTTTTCTGTTCAAAAATCGTAATTGCCCACTGTTAAATTCTCAATAAAGAAATCTGCTTATCATAATAAGTGTGCTGATATTGATAGTTTTGAACCTGACATAAGGGATATGATCTGTTGAGGTGTATAACAAAATCTGCAGATGAATGATACCCTATTTATTAAAGTGCGGTGTCTGAACTCGCATGCAAAGCATATATCCTCTTTCAGAATTAGCAGAGGGGCGCATATATATATTATCTGTTTTACAAGCATTAACTGTTGTTCAGTTGACACACCTGTGTCATAATATTGGAGATATGGTAATAACTAGAATCACCAATGCTGGTGTTTTCAGCTAAAGAGAGTGATCAAACAAATGGCTACAATGAAATACCGACATGGGATGGTGAAACTGGGTTTGTTGATCATTTTGATGAGGGACATTATGGCGGGGAAGCCGATGACTCAAATGCACTTGTTTCACAGCCACGCCAGGTTTGCTTTCATTACAAGTCTATTATTACTTCAGCTATCTTGATCTACTAGTTTGGCGGTTCTACCAAACATCTATCTTTTTGGACAGTATATAGAAAATACTctccaatatttttatatatgtatatgaAAGATAATTCAAATAATACTACTTCTTTCTTTCTTAATCATTCACATACTTGGCACAATATAATGATAATACCGGCGTATATTTTCTCTTGATTGCTTTACTAGAGTATCTATGTGTCTGAGTGTCTAGATGTTGGATTCCAATAACCAGTTCTTTCTAGTGAAAACAAATTGTTACCTTGATGACACAGGTAAACAAGAATGAAGTCCGGCATGACAGAATATCCAAACAAGTTGATGTTCAGGCACTAAAAGAAACTCTTTGGGACTCTATGCAACAATCAAAAGTGCATTCTGTTCAAGTAAGCtaatttttctaaaatttgaCAACTGTATATGTGGCATCAACTTTCTATTTCTAATACAAACTCACATGACATAGAGAATTTAATTTTAATGGTATGCTATGTAGATTTGACACTTAAGTCTATAAAATTAAGATTTATAAAAAAGGGTCGAGATGCAAGATGTTTGAGACACGGACTTAGAGCAATTTGCTGCAGTGATGTGAGATAATATGTTGTTTGCTGAAAGCAGTTCCATTACGAGAAATCACATCAGTCTCAACTATAACATGCTGCCACACAAAGGCTCTCCCTTATTTTTCTTTTGAAATTTTAGTTACTCTACAATGGTACCACAATTCAGATATCAATGTGCTGCTTCCGATATCTCCATCGTGTTGCCATTGCCTTATTTTTACAATGTACTTTGATTTTCAGCTCTTGGCGTTAAATAACCTTTACAAATCTGTATTGTTGTTTTTTTACTCTTAAAAGGCGCAGGGGGAAAAGACAATATCTTTCAAGCACACCTTGGCTACATTTCCTGATGACTGCAAGGCAGCTGCATCAGTCAAAGACATCTCACCACACTTGTGTTTTCTGTCTTTGCTGCATCTGGCTAATGAGCACGGGCTGAGTATCCAGGGCTGTGAAAGTTTGGATGATCTGAGCATCCACCTTCCGCAATAGCAATGGCTTGTCAAAAGAAGCATGCATCATTCCTTGCACTCAAATCATGCGATCTTCCGGGTTTTACGGACACAGTAGTTTGATGCTCCTATAATGTGTTACCCGAATGATTGATAATGCAAAGGACTAGCATCGTCTGTCTCTCCTTTTGGCATAAGAGAATTTTCATATGTATAGtcatatatattatattttgtaCATAAGACAAGGGGAACCGGAGAACCGTATGTCATTATGATGATTGGTGACCGTGTCATTGGCTTATTGCTAATTGATAACTTCTTACTTTTTGCTTTTTGATCATTAGTCATGAAAGCAGAGCATTACTTAAAAATCTGAATTGCAGAAAGACAATATGCAAATTACAAACTCACAAAACCACATCTGGTTATGATGTATTTGTTTCGATGAGGTGGCATAAGGGAACAGTGACTTTTGATAGTTAATTTAGAAGGTTCGAACTCAATTTGTTTACACCAAGTAGGTTCAACCATAGACGGTAATATCAATTTTTAGCCTAGAGTTTTGGCAAATACAACTTGAGAGTTGTCCTCTTTCTCCACAATTGGAAAAGATTTGATCTTTTTAATCAAACAGgtgattaaataatatttccacAGATGGCAACAAAAAGGTCAAAATTGAGTTGATAATTTCCAGTTATAACTTAGAAACGAAAAATAACCTATTGCCTGAGTTTATGCACTAATTGAAGAACTTAAGCCTTAGAGCAACTTTCACGCTCCTGTGTACAACTCAATAAATTTTGTGCTGTAATGTTTGTATTAGCTCCAACAGATCAAGGTGACTCATATTGTAGTATGCACAGGAAAAGACCCaaaaagaacataaactaaaatTTTGCACTGCAAAATAATTAAGTCTAGTATACATTGCAAAAGGTGCCTGTCATACGTACATTCAGCAAAATCCAAGAATGGAGTCGAATCCAGTAAATTAACGTGAAATTGTTCTCAATATCTCATTAAAAATCATACAACGGGGTTGTTCTCATAATAATCAAACAAAGAGGTGCCTCAACAAAAGACTATAGAAGAGAAAAGCAGTAGAGACCTGCTCTTCTTTGCACAGATAGTCTAATCCAAAATCCAAAATCTAAAATCGGTCAAGACTAGAGAGCCTTTAATGCTGAAAGCGGTATCAACTTGCTAGAGAAAAAGTATGTATATTTTGAGATGAGAGTTGATAACAATGTTGAACTTTACCAAACTCAAGCAGTTCTATATGACTGGTGTAAGTGTTTTAAACAGATTGTATATTTCATTGAGCTTGGGTGCTCGACTTGGCAACACCCTCTTTCCAGCCTTTTTGACGGGCCCTCATCTCCCACATTGAAGTCAGTTTCTTTTGTTCCAATAAAGAAGCTTCAGACTTTGCCCTTGCTTCTTCACATGTTTCCATTCCTGAATTGCACTTGTCGGCTTCCTTTTGATATTGGGATGTTAATTTTTTGGCCTCTAGCAGAGCCATGTCTGCACGCTGCTGACTTTCTGTAGATTCAGCTTCCCTTAGCTTCAATTCTTCAGATAGAAGTTCTGCGAAATTCTTTTCCGTGTCTTCACTAACTGAAGGATCATGCTTTGCACAATCTGTTTGatacaaaaaataaaataaagaacaaaagCTGTAAGACTTGCACCATTGGTCTAGAACCACATTTGGCTTAAAACATAATTTTGATTCAGAAAATTTCTTGGCCCGTTCACTACATTAGGAAATTTTAGTTACCTAATTTTGCAAAATTTGAACACTAATACTGATAATAATACTAATTTAATTAGTTAGTAGGAAATGATTTGGAAACAATTCGCAATTCTTAGGATTTCATTTTCTTAATAGGTTTGTTAACTGTGTGGCTCATCAGTTAGCTTGAGCCTCCTTGCAAGGACAACTAATCTTATTATTACAAGTCATTTCCTTGAACGATGTCTTTCTCCGGAATTCAGAAACACTGGTAAAGGCAATTAAGACTTGCACTCATAATTTGGTAAATAATGTAACATTTTGAACACGACATAACATAAAATAACTGTGGAAGAAAAACGTGAAGAATATATACTAAGAAGGGAATGAACCAACTATGAAAATACATGTATGAAAACTAACCTGCAAAGGAACTGTTGCTGAGTCCTGCAAACCAACAGCTAAAAGATcagaattaagcacttaattgactATTAAGATAGCTGACAGAAAAATTAGTCTGCAATTGTAATAGCTTCATAAAGAATCAATAAATAGATATTTCAACAATATATACCACCAATTACCAAATATTGAAACTTTAATTAACTTAAATTCGCCACGCATAGTACTATCAACAATAAAGAAAAACGCAGAAAAGGCATATCGCCTCCCTCCAGCCTAGGCCCTAATTAATTAGCCGCCTAGGCGTATTTCTTTAACACTGCCACAATTTAGCTCAAGTCCAAGATCTATCAGTTAATTCCTACTCCCTATTTTATTCACACTAATATCAGTCCTACATTGAGTATATTAGACTAGTAGATCCTCCAGCAATATAAATGTTGTTCAGCATACATGAACGATGAATCTAAGTAACAAGTAGCTGATCTAGGCACAACAACATAGATGGTAGAAAGAATTATAACGCGTAGATTCACAATAATGTGTGGAATGTAAACTT is a window of Apium graveolens cultivar Ventura chromosome 11, ASM990537v1, whole genome shotgun sequence DNA encoding:
- the LOC141697802 gene encoding condensin complex subunit 2-like; the encoded protein is MAEPVSPDQLLKQRAQHSSPGSSFLTSNDDQLERAQLRVAARAAIRRKATVAAPSVSGSSPCLNKQNILDLFQNCIKLASENKINQKNTWELPLIDHLCDIVKIDEENDVETNFQKASCTLEAGVKIYSMRVDSVHSEAYKVLAAINRVGQENEDGILEDSSISSGQEENNSKKGKDRKLLPSSTIESSYDALNVKKSDAAFAVDPLYHQTSALFDEGGAKGLLLNNLGIYGGCRVLFDSLEVPAKCSPCSNLHDKETIDISFAQECSKEMVLNMSKKFEISPSLREIVNHFDDDKRPPDTFSSATKQAEQVDEPSNSGLQFSDDTFEKGGTWDVDHDANELTYGGDPIISSHYNDKEATNVYDHDTDDRFAEADEFIFLNSGFASKLNAWAGPDHWKFQKVRGPETVTEETGSPVPIKKTKNRKQTFIDIEFLRSSDKDISNVFAPPKNPKALLLPKNREPCTTTLPEDCHYQPESLIKLFLLPNVQCLERSRRKFSAKESDQTNGYNEIPTWDGETGFVDHFDEGHYGGEADDSNALVSQPRQVNKNEVRHDRISKQVDVQALKETLWDSMQQSKVHSVQAQGEKTISFKHTLATFPDDCKAAASVKDISPHLCFLSLLHLANEHGLSIQGCESLDDLSIHLPQ
- the LOC141697550 gene encoding uncharacterized protein LOC141697550, whose translation is MALGVQQRSSSSYRSGIITVTLGFLAVCLAGYIVGPPLYWHFMEAVAAITHSSPSSCPPCLCDDCSSHPLVSIPLGLSNSSFADCAKHDPSVSEDTEKNFAELLSEELKLREAESTESQQRADMALLEAKKLTSQYQKEADKCNSGMETCEEARAKSEASLLEQKKLTSMWEMRARQKGWKEGVAKSSTQAQ